A genomic stretch from Prionailurus bengalensis isolate Pbe53 chromosome E2, Fcat_Pben_1.1_paternal_pri, whole genome shotgun sequence includes:
- the HSD11B2 gene encoding corticosteroid 11-beta-dehydrogenase isozyme 2: MERWPWPSGGAWLLVAARALLQLLRADLRLGRPLLAALALLAALDWLCQRLLPPPAALAVLAATGWIALSRLARPPRLPVATRAVLITGCDSGFGKETAKKLDAMGFTVLATVLELDGPGALELRACCSPRLRLLQLDLTKPADISRALEFTKAHTTSTGLWGLVNNAGHNNVVADVELSPVATFRSCMEVNFFGALELTKGLLPLLRRSRGRIVTVGSPAGDMPYPCLAAYGTSKAAMALLMDTFSCELLPWGVKVSIIQPGCFKTESVQNVGQWEQRKQLLLASLPRELLQAYGEDYIEHLHGQFLHSLRLALPDLSPVVDAITDALLAAQPRRRYYPGRGLGLMYFIHYYLPEGLRRRFLQTFFINHCLPRALRPGQPGSTPAQDAALDPDPNPGSSSMTAQ, encoded by the exons ATGGAGCGCTGGCCTTGGCCGTCGGGCGGCGCCTGGCTGCTCGTGGCGGCCCGTGCGCTGCTGCAGCTGCTGCGCGCAGACCTGCGTCTGGGCCGCCCGCTGCTGGCGGCGCTGGCGCTGCTGGCTGCGCTCGACTGGCTGTGCCAGCGCCTGCTGCCCCCGCCGGCCGCACTCGCCGTGCTGGCCGCCACCGGCTGGATCGCGTTGTCCCGCCTGGCGCGCCCTCCGCGCCTGCCGGTGGCCACTCGCGCGGTGCTCATCACCG GCTGTGACTCTGGTTTTGGCAAGGAGACGGCAAAGAAGCTAGACGCTATGGGCTTCACGGTGCTGGCCACCGTGTTGGAGTTGGATGGCCCTGGTGCCCTAGAGCTGCGTGCCTGCTGTTCCCCTCGCCTAAGGCTGCTGCAGCTGGATCTGACCAAGCCAGCAGACATCAGCCGAGCACTGGAGTTCACAAAGgcccacaccaccagcacag GCTTGTGGGGCCTGGTCAACAATGCAGGCCACAACAATGTAGTGGCCGATGTGGAGCTGTCTCCAGTGGCCACATTCCGCAGCTGCATGGAGGTGAATTTCTTCGGTGCGCTTGAACTAACCAAGGGCCTGTTGCCACTGCTGCGGCGTTCTAGGGGTCGCATCGTGACTGTGGGCAGCCCAGCAG GAGACATGCCATACCCATGCTTGGCGGCCTATGGGACTTCCAAAGCGGCCATGGCACTGCTCATGGACACATTCAGCTGTGAACTTCTGCCCTGGGGGGTCAAGGTCAGCATCATCCAGCCTGGCTGCTTCAAGACAG AGTCTGTGCAGAATGTGGGCCAGTGGGAGCAGCGTAAACAGCTGCTGCTGGCCAGCCTGCCCCGAGAGCTGCTCCAGGCCTACGGTGAGGACTACATCGAGCACTTACATGGGCAGTTCCTGCATTCGCTGCGCCTGGCGCTGCCAGACCTCAGCCCGGTTGTAGATGCCATCACCGACGCACTGCTGGCAGCTCAGCCACGCCGCCGCTATTACCCAGGCCGTGGCCTGGGGCTCATGTACTTCATCCACTACTACCTGCCTGAGGGCCTGCGGCGCCGCTTCCTGCAGACCTTCTTCATCAATCACTGTCTGCCAAGAGCACTGCGGCCTGGCCAGCCTGGCTCTACCCCAGCCCAGGATGCAGCCCTGGACCCAGACCCAAACCCAGGCTCTTCCTCCATGACAGCCCAATGA